In the genome of Deltaproteobacteria bacterium, the window GGAACTCTTGGAGCAGAGCAATCGGATGGGCAAGCAGATGAACATACAATTCGTCGCAGTCAAGCCTCTGGACGAAGAGGAGGGTCCAGGCTTCAGGCGATATCCTTTTCTCATAGAAACCCGGGCCGCCTATCCGGAGTTGGTCAACTTCGTAGATCGTATCGAGAACGGCCTGCGGCTGAGCCTCGGTGATCTCAAGATCGAGGCCGACAAGAAGACTCCTGCAATGCATCGGCTCCAGTTCACCCTAAACATCTTCGAGCTGACCAATGACCTGGGAGCCGACACAGCCGGATCAGACGGGAACCAGATCCTCTCTGCCAGGACGGAGCGGATTTCGGTCGGCCGAGATCCTTTTTCGCCAAAGGCCAAGGCCACGGTCGCTGCGGCTTCTCAGAAACGCAAACCCACCAAGAGAACCGTCAGGAAGCGGAAGCGGCCGAAATTGGTCTTGATGGGCATCATGGACATCGGGGGGAGAAGGAGAGCTATCATCAACAACAGGGCCCTGAGATCGGGCGAAACAATAGAGGGTCAGAGGATCGGCCGGATTGAAGAGGACCATGTGATTGTTGAGGCGGGAGGCAGGGCCTATCCCCTTTATCTCAAGATACCTGCTTCGAAAAAACGTGAGGTCAAACGATGAGGCATTCCATAAGCAGAATCATGAGGGTTATGCTCGGTCTGGCTTTCATCTCCTCCGTGGTTGTGTTCCATGGTCCCGCAAGGGCGGGGGATCTTCTTTCAAGTGACAAGCCCCTCACGATCAGGGTCAGAGATGCGGATATCCGAGACGTGCTCGGTATCATTGCCGAAGAATACGGCCTCAACATCGTCCTGGGGAAAGGGGTAAAGGGGAGAATCTCGTATGAAATAGAAGACACGACACTGAGGGCTGGTCTGGATGCAATACTTAAGAGCAACAACCTCGGTTATGTGATCGAGGACAATATAATCCGAGTTGACGATTTGAAGTCGCTGAGGCTTACCCTCCAGCAGGAACTGGAGATCCGGCGGGCACAGCAGCAGCTCAGGGAGGCCCGGAAGCTCGAAGAACCCCTTCAAACCAGAGAAATCACCCTCGATTACATCGGTGAAACCCTATCTTCCGGGAAAAACAAGGCCAAGGAGCTGAAAAATCTCCTTGAACCCTTACTCAGCCACAAGAAGGAGAAGGGGATCGACAGGGGTGCAAATGTGCAGCTCCTGAAGCAGACCAACACCCTGGTAGTCACGGATGTGGAAGAGAATCTCAGGGAGATCGAGGCGGTTGCAAAGGCTCTGGATAGGCCTCCCGCTCAGGTGAGAATCGAAGCCCGGGTGGTGGAGATGTTTCACGGGGATTCACTGGGTCTTGGGATCCAGTGGGGTGGGAGGTATGAGAGTACCGAGACGACCGCCGACGGAAAACCAAAAAGAACCATTGGAGGGCGCCGGGGTAGCCAAAGCGGCAGCCTCCAGGGCACCCCTCAGAATCTCGGGGTCGATCTTCCCCTCGTAGGCGATTTCGCACCTGTAGGGACGATCGGATACACCCTTCTCGGCAACCTGAGCCTGGATATCGAGCTTCAGGCCCTGGAGCAGAAAGGCAAGCTCCACCTCGTGTCGAAACCAAGCATACAGGTTGTGGAAAACGAAAACGCCGAGATCGTGGTGGGCCAGCAGGTGCCCGTGCCCCAAGGTCTTGATCCGGAAACCGGACAGGTGGAGGTCGCCCAGCAACAGATCGGGACAAAGCTCAACATCAAGCCCAAGATTACCCGGGATGGATCTGTCGTGATGGAGGTCAAGATCGAAAGGAGCACCATTGGAGACAACGTGCTTATCCAGGGCGAGCCCTATTTCACCATCAATAAACGAAACGCCGCTTCCCTGGTCCGGGTGAGGGACGGAGAGACCGTGGTAATCGGCGGGCTTGTTACGACGGATCAGAGGAGCACGCGACAGGCGGTGCCTGTTCTTTCCAGGATACCGATTCTGGGTCTTCTCTTTCGGAGCAAGATTGAGAAGAAAGAATTCGACGAAACCATGATTTTCCTGACCCCTCATATCGTGAGAGTCGATGAGGGATAAGGGGTTTCCCTTGGCGGCAGTGACGGATATCAAACCAGAGCCCGAAGGTTTCGAACAGACCAAGAGCTACACCCTGGACTACAAATCGCTCGGTGCCTTGCTCGTTGAGAGCCGTGTGGTCAGTGAACAGCAACTCCAGAGGGCCCTCGAAAGGCAGAAACAACGAGGAGGCCTGCTGGGCGACATCCTCATCGACATGGGTTTCGCCTCGGAGAAGGAGGTTCTCGGGGCTCTGGCAAAACAGCTCAACATCGATCACATCTCGGCCGAAGAGGTCACCCATATCGACGGGGAACTGCTCAAGATGATTCCCGAAAGGGTGGCCAGGCAGTACATGGCTGTACCCGTGGCTGGCCATGGGAACGTTATCGATGTGGCCATGGCCAACCCCTTCGATATCATCGCCATTGATGACCTGAGGGCAATCACCCAGCGGCGGATCAACACGGCCATCATCTCCAGGGAGGGGGCCAAGCTCCTCATCGAGAAGTTCTATTCCAGCGGGGGCAAGGAGGAGAGCCTGGAGGACGTGCTGAGGGACGTCTCCGAAACGCATGTGGAGTTGAAAAAAGACGCAGAGGAAGACAGGGAAGTCGCTCTGGAACGTTTGAAGGAGCAGAGCGAAGCCGCACCCATCGTCAGGCTTGTCGATTACATTATCGCCAATGCCATCAATGAACGGGCCAGTGACATTCATGTGGAACCCCAGGAAAAGCGACTCAGCATTCGCTACAGAATCGACGGGATTCTTCACGATGTTATTTCTCCAGCCAAGGAACTCCAGATGGCCATCGTGTCCAGGATCAAGATTATGGCCAACATGGATATCGCAGAAAGACGCCTCCCCCAGGACGGACGGTTCACGATCCGAATCAAACACAGGGAGGTGGACCTGAGGGTTTCCAGCCTGCCTACGATCTTTGGAGAAAAGGTCGTCATGCGCCTCCTGGAGAAGGGGAGCCTCTCCTTGGATTTGGAGAAGCTGGGGTTTGATGAGAAAAGCCTGGAGATCTTCAAGAGGCATATTCGGCGACCCCATGGTATGATCCTTTTGACCGGCCCCACGGGAAGCGGAAAGACCACAACCCTTTACTCGGGTCTTTCGGCCATAAAGTCGCCGGAGATCAACATCGTGACCGTAGAGGATCCTGTGGAGTATCAGATCCGGGGGATATATCAGGTCCAGACCAATCCCAAGATCGGTTTGACCTTTGCCAGAGGATTGCGCCACATCCTCCGCCAGGATCCGGACATAATCATGATCGGGGAGATCCGTGATCTGGAAACGGCAGAGATGGGGATCCGCTCGGCTCTAACAGGTCATCTTGTTTTCAGCACCCTCCACACCAACGAATCCACCGGCACCATAACGCGCCTCATCAACATGGGTATAGAGCCTTTTCTTGTCTCCTCGTCTCTCAATCTGGCTGTGGCACAGAGGCTGGTGAGGAGGATCTGCCCGGAATGCAAGGAGTCCTATCGCCCGGACCAAGCCATGCTCTCTTCCCTGGGGTTGTCGAAGGACAATGACATTCGATTCTATAGGGGAAGGGGATGCTCCATGTGCAAGGGGACCGGCTATTACGGCCGGGTGGCCCTGTGTGAGATGCTTGAGATGAAAAAGCCCATCCGGAACCTGGTTCTCAACGGTGCGGATGGGGAGAAGATAAAGAAGAAGGCCATAGAGTTGGGGATGACCACACTCAGGGAAAACGGGATTCAGAAGGTACTCGAGGGAGTCACAACCGTTGAAGAGGTAATAAGGGTCACCATGGAGGATGACTGATTGATTCAGTCTCGCCCTCTTGGCCTCCTTTCCCGAGGGAGACGGGTATGCCGTTCTACGCATATACGGCCAAACAGGAGAGCGGTGGAAACGTAAAAGGGCATCTGGAAGCGGCAGATGAAAACCAGTTGATGGAGATCCTCCATCAACGTAAGTTGATACCTCTCAGCTTCCGTGAAGAGAGGGTGAAGAAACCCCTGAGAGAGAGGCCCTCTCCCGGTATCGTCCTATTTCAACCCCGGATCAAACTCAATGAGGTGCTCCTGTTTGCCAGTCAGCTCTCCGCGATGGTTGAAGCGGGTCTTCCCCTGCTCCGGTGTCTGCAGAGTTTCAGCAAGGAGATCGACAACAGCCATTTCAGGAACATCTTGGAAAGCGTAAGCAGCGAGGTGGAAGAGGGCAGCACCCTCCACGATGCTCTTGCCAAGCATCCGCGAGCCTTCGGTTCCCTCTTTGTCAATATGGTGAGGGCCGGTGAGATCAGCGGAAGGCTCGACCAGGCCCTGGCCCAACTGAGCAGCTATCTGGAGAAGATGGCCGATTTGAGACGGAAACTGGTAAGCGCCATAACCTATCCTTCTTTCCTGATTGTATTTACCACCGGTGCGGTCCTGTTTCTGGTGATCTCGGTGGTTCCTGTTTTCCAGCGCATTTATCGCGGCTTTGGCGCAAGACTGCCGACACCGACAAGAATACTGCTCTCCGCGAGTTCGACCATCAGGGAGTACGGTCTGGTCTTTCTTGGGGCTGCTGTGCTGGTTGCCATCGTTTGTGCTCTGATTCTCAGGCGTCCAGGGGGGCGGTATGCATTTGACCGATACAAGTTGAAAATGCCGCTCTTTGGTCCCCTTCTCAAGAAGTACGCCCTTGTGAAGTTCACCCGAACGCTGGGTGTTCTGATCAACAGCGGTGTCCCGATTCTGGCGTCTCTGGATCTCGTGGCCGAAACGGCTGGAAATTCCTTCATCGAAAGAGCTATCCGGGACTCCTCAACCGCGATCGAGCGGGGCAGAAGCTTTGCCGAGTCCATGAGCGAGAGGAGGGAAGTCTTTCCCGAAATGGTGATCCAGATGGCATCGACAGGAGAGGAATCAGGGGCCTTGGACAAAATGCTGACAAAGGTGTCCAACTTCTACGAGCAGCAGATTGAATCGACCATTGCAGCGCTGACCAGCCTCCTGGAACCGGTCCTCATTGTCCTGATCGGGGGTGTTATCGGATCGATACTACTCTCGATCTTCCTCCCCATTTTCAGGATGGGCCGTGCCTTTCACTGAGGAAGCCGAACCCGCTCATCCATCCCTCTATGCCTTGGCGGGCAGCTCCATGCGAAGGGTAATCCCACCTTGCTGGTCGGCCTCTGGCTCCCTGATCAAGGTGAGGCTTCCCCCGTGGGCCACTGCAACCTGTTGAGCTATGGTGAGCCCAAGACCTGTCCCTCTGTCTTTTGTCGTGAAGAAAGGGTCGAACATCCGTTCCGCTTCCTTGAAGGGAATCGCTGGACCGGTGTTCGAGAAATCGATGATAATCGACCTCGGGGGAGATGTCTCTCGGGCAGATGGTTCCCCTCCGTTTCCGCGATGTGTCTCTACCACGATCCGCCCTTGGTCAGGGGTCGCCTCGAAAGCATTTGTAAGAATATTAAGAACCGCCTGAACCAGTCTGTTTCGCTCGACCACTACTTTCGGCAGGTTCGGGTCGTATCTTTCCACGACTTCGATCGTTCTATCTCTGAAATTGGCCTTGACAAGGTTGACAGCCTCGCGAATGATCTGATTGATATCCCGCGCCTCAAAGTCGGCTTGCGTCGGCTGGGCGAGGCTCAGCAGTTCGTCGGCCACCCTGTTGAGCCTGTCTATCTCCTTGACAAGAATATCTGCGTACCGTCTCTTTCTGTCCTCTTCCGGGAGATCCTCTGCCAGAAGCTGTGCGAACCCCTTGAGAGAGCCCAGCGGCGTTCTGATCTCATGAGCGAGCCCCGCGACAAGACCGCCCAGAGAGGCCAGGCGGTTCATCCTCTCCATCTGGCTCTGCATCTCCTTGACCTGCTCAAAATCCCCGAAATTGGCCACGACCTCCACGAGTTTTCCCGTGTCCCCGGTCAGTATGGAGGTCGTCACCTTTGTAGCCTTCTTCTCGGTCTCAGAGGTTGCCATTACGACATCCTCCCGGGCACAGGGTTCTTGTGCCTCGATCCCCTTCATTATTATCCTAATGAGTTCCCGGTTCTTTCCTGTGATCGGAAAGAGCTCCGTGAAATGGCCTCCTACCACGTCTCTGT includes:
- the pilO gene encoding type 4a pilus biogenesis protein PilO; translated protein: ELLEQSNRMGKQMNIQFVAVKPLDEEEGPGFRRYPFLIETRAAYPELVNFVDRIENGLRLSLGDLKIEADKKTPAMHRLQFTLNIFELTNDLGADTAGSDGNQILSARTERISVGRDPFSPKAKATVAAASQKRKPTKRTVRKRKRPKLVLMGIMDIGGRRRAIINNRALRSGETIEGQRIGRIEEDHVIVEAGGRAYPLYLKIPASKKREVKR
- the gspE gene encoding type II secretion system ATPase GspE, with translation MRDKGFPLAAVTDIKPEPEGFEQTKSYTLDYKSLGALLVESRVVSEQQLQRALERQKQRGGLLGDILIDMGFASEKEVLGALAKQLNIDHISAEEVTHIDGELLKMIPERVARQYMAVPVAGHGNVIDVAMANPFDIIAIDDLRAITQRRINTAIISREGAKLLIEKFYSSGGKEESLEDVLRDVSETHVELKKDAEEDREVALERLKEQSEAAPIVRLVDYIIANAINERASDIHVEPQEKRLSIRYRIDGILHDVISPAKELQMAIVSRIKIMANMDIAERRLPQDGRFTIRIKHREVDLRVSSLPTIFGEKVVMRLLEKGSLSLDLEKLGFDEKSLEIFKRHIRRPHGMILLTGPTGSGKTTTLYSGLSAIKSPEINIVTVEDPVEYQIRGIYQVQTNPKIGLTFARGLRHILRQDPDIIMIGEIRDLETAEMGIRSALTGHLVFSTLHTNESTGTITRLINMGIEPFLVSSSLNLAVAQRLVRRICPECKESYRPDQAMLSSLGLSKDNDIRFYRGRGCSMCKGTGYYGRVALCEMLEMKKPIRNLVLNGADGEKIKKKAIELGMTTLRENGIQKVLEGVTTVEEVIRVTMEDD
- a CDS encoding type II secretion system F family protein; this translates as MPFYAYTAKQESGGNVKGHLEAADENQLMEILHQRKLIPLSFREERVKKPLRERPSPGIVLFQPRIKLNEVLLFASQLSAMVEAGLPLLRCLQSFSKEIDNSHFRNILESVSSEVEEGSTLHDALAKHPRAFGSLFVNMVRAGEISGRLDQALAQLSSYLEKMADLRRKLVSAITYPSFLIVFTTGAVLFLVISVVPVFQRIYRGFGARLPTPTRILLSASSTIREYGLVFLGAAVLVAIVCALILRRPGGRYAFDRYKLKMPLFGPLLKKYALVKFTRTLGVLINSGVPILASLDLVAETAGNSFIERAIRDSSTAIERGRSFAESMSERREVFPEMVIQMASTGEESGALDKMLTKVSNFYEQQIESTIAALTSLLEPVLIVLIGGVIGSILLSIFLPIFRMGRAFH
- a CDS encoding HAMP domain-containing protein, which produces MTKPENRLSRFTSVRLMIVIQVFSFLLVIITGFFALEIGSAELNRSLRSEFFYTFQGQFQRLLSPSREKNRPVPIEGEMPISRVKVALNKMRLTVLICGLVAFFSGIGVNFTIRRGLKKLTRSFGSVARGDFTRGLDPHSQEEIGQVAKAYNRMLSSVSRYMLDTSTGATFTINRDGIITGFNPMAEIIFRRDYRDVVGGHFTELFPITGKNRELIRIIMKGIEAQEPCAREDVVMATSETEKKATKVTTSILTGDTGKLVEVVANFGDFEQVKEMQSQMERMNRLASLGGLVAGLAHEIRTPLGSLKGFAQLLAEDLPEEDRKRRYADILVKEIDRLNRVADELLSLAQPTQADFEARDINQIIREAVNLVKANFRDRTIEVVERYDPNLPKVVVERNRLVQAVLNILTNAFEATPDQGRIVVETHRGNGGEPSARETSPPRSIIIDFSNTGPAIPFKEAERMFDPFFTTKDRGTGLGLTIAQQVAVAHGGSLTLIREPEADQQGGITLRMELPAKA